TAAGTGGCGGCCGACGGATCTCCCCAGCAGTTCCCCATCGTCGCTCCAGacggcttctctctctctctgggctTCTGGGTTTCTAGTCTTTAGCGagctctgagagagagagagagagagagagagagagagggagacttAAGCGAGGGATCGAGGGAGTCGTTCCATGCACGAAGCTTGGAAAGCTTTGACAGCAAAACCCTCGGGGGACGAAAGCGCGGCGAAGAGAAGGTGGAAGACCAGACCAGGCGCGTAGACTTCTCCTCCTTCGTCGTCTTCTTGCTGAAATCGAGGTTTgctatttttgttctctttttttaatgaaattctgaAGTTGTTAATACCACGAGTCGAGCTGAACTTGTCCACGTTCGAAGCGGAAAAGCTCTTCTTGCAGAGGGAGAGATGGAGAAAGTCAACGGTCGCGTAAGCCGAGCTGGACACCGACGTGGGTCCCCCTCCTTCCCCCCATTCCACCCCGACCCCGACCGACGGCGGTGGGGCCGGCGTACCCGGTCCACGGCCAAAACGGACGGACCCGATCCACCCGCCACACGTTGATCAGTGGAATAGCCTCGCCTCGCCTCACCTCACCTTACCTGACCTCCATCCTCCCCACCTCTCCTTTCAACTAATTCCACgcattcttccattttttctataaataaatctattttattttattttatttcagtTTTTGCCTAATTAGATTCTTTTTTACCataatttcttggaaatttagGTCGCCGTTTGAATTTCGGTGATAaagtaagggaaaaaaaatgctttttacttaaaattgaattctaaatgaGCAAGTTTGGTTGACTTTCgcttaaaagaaagagaatccCTAGATAATGTTCACACCCGCCGGAATTTCGAGATAGGAGGGTTTTGACCGAGGGAATAGACTCCAAGTTTTAGATATTCAtatttccttaaataactcaaagtTCAAGGTGAACGCACGAGGCCTTGAAAACTCCTGTCTAGCTTCCGGGATCAATGACAATGCTAGTGGAAACGCAATCAAAGTCAAAGATCTAACCACGTCACAAGAAACACCTCCCCCCCCGCCTTCTCTCTCCCATGTTGTCGCCGGTGCCGTGACATTCGTCAACCGTTCCCTACTCTATTCCACCGTGCTCGACTCTCTTTCTAAGCCGCCTGCTTTTGCCGCCGAGCTTATGAGTCCGCCTGCTTTAATATTCCTATTTTACACTCACGGAGGTTATGAGTCCTCGCGTCCTCACCCCATTCCCCGAGAAGGTGGTGATTTGAATCCCTCACCTCCCTTTCATGGAAGGGTGGCCACAAAATGAATCTTGAAAGTTGGCCTATTTCACGGCATAATATTTCCGCCACTGTAGAAACATAACATAAGCGAGAAAATATCATCATAAATAAGTCGTTTTACTTATCCAGAATTGGtgtgacaaaagaaaaaatgaggtGTTGATCCTAAATAATCTTGGCAATTTATGGAATATTCTTCTTCCGACATCGCTTGGTCGAGTACTCAATCACTGCATGATATACCTTAATCAATCTCTAATGATGGTCTGACTTTGATGAAAACTTGACTAATTTCAATATGCTTACGGGACGGCTCATGTTTATTTGCACGCACGGATAGGTTCAGTTCAAGAGATGCTGGTCAAAGGCCACATCTAATTTCCTAATCATTTTAGGCAAAGGGATGAGCTGGTACTCGAAATCCTTGACCGGGTCTCCTTCGGCTCTTTAAATATAAGCAAACTTCTATAATCTACACTTGTACTCATTCAAGAACATATTACATGTGCAAATTACGGTACGAAAGCCCTCCTCCTACCATAATTCGTCACAATTCCTCACCTTTTCTTCATAACTCCAATATAAAATGTCATACCGCATAAAAGAATTCGAAGTCTTAGTGATCAATACGCGGGACTTACTCCTTTCTCTATCCAATGGTCATCGAGAGGTTCGGGATTGTTCACCTAAAAGATTCTTAAAACTCCCGAAAGATGACTGGTCGACTAGGTCAGAAAAGGGCAACCACGTGCTCCCCCTTCTCCACGAATGGGGACCACAAGGTACCATTAATTTAGAGGCGAGGACATGCAAGTAAAGGACGAATTTTTGTTACTTTAGACTCAACATTTAAATGTGAACAAGGTACCTTTTCGGCCGATTGATATGACCAAGTACAGGCCAAGAGCGTCCCGCCCCAGAAAGTGGGTTGGAATGGCCACTAAAGTGGCAGAGGAACAAAAGTGACGAGTAGGAAATCTTGCCCTACTTTGGACAAATCTTTTTTCTTAGCCACGTCTCGGGAAGATGCGAGGAACGCGGATATTTAGCCGCGTGCATTGCTGCAGGAGTCTTGCACGATATAAATCGTGGGAGTCGAAGAAAGTGCGAAGTTGAAAAGGCAAGAAGTGCATCTTGGCGAGTGAACTGAGCAGGAGTCGATTGAATGTTTGCTAGCGAGGAAACTCAAACATGCAATCTTATACTCGAATTATTTGTATCTCAAACGCTCATGAGAAAATGTAATGTCTTGATCAGATCAGTGATTGGCCTAACTACTCATATAAAAGATCATTGTATGAAGGCAAGACCAAGAGTCAAAATAGCTTGgaataggaaaattattcaaaaaaatttcaaatctactGGACAATGATCAATTTATTCCTAGAATTTttaattgtacaaatttagttttgaacttattgaaatattatcaatttaattctaaactttttgacgatttgtcactGGCTAACAAGGCTCGACCCTCACCAGCTCACtagagactaaattgacaaatcaaaaaattgggaataaattgacataattgaaagatttaggattaaattattCATCGTATAATAAGTTGaagactttttgataatttttccgtcaataatgaaaaataatatgcCCATTGTTTAGGTTGGAATTCAAGCTCCTTCTCATCAGGAGAGCTGAGTCTCCAGCCTAagtaaaaagaaggaatttcTGAACCCGTTCTATGTGATTTATTAGGCCTTTTTTGATAACTATTTCCTAAAcaattgattctattttttcgttctctagaacaaaaaaagaataaaagttcatttggtaaaatttttattcttgaaaacaaaaatctatttttttttattctcaagaatagatttagaacaaaaacaataagtagaaaaaaattgtttcttgttcttaaaacaatttttagaatcaagtctaagtctttttgttctcttttctctttccttctctttcctttttcttattttcttcttccttttggctagcAACCTCACCGGAGTGTTGCCGGCCTCCAAtagtggctaggtgagccttcGGTGAGCTCGCTAAACCTCACCGAGACGATTGCCAGTcacaagaaagaggaagaagaagagaaaaggaaaaaggaaaaaaaaattataataaaactgttaaaaaatttaaagaaaaaaaaaattaacaatcttACTAAACGTATTTTattctaggaatataaattttgtgtatctatcaaattcattttttactcataaattattctcgaaaatagaataaaaaaaatgtttttgatcataaattatttctagaTATAGCCTTTAATGACCTTAAGTGGGAATGAAAGTGGCGGCAATTTTTAGGGATTGGAGGGCTCCGTGGCCAATAAAATCCAAATACGTCGACAAGAGAAGCGAAGGAGAGAAAAGCAAACCCCACTAATGAGAGCCTCCAAAGTCGCGACCCCCCCCCCCAAAGAAAATAGTGCATATCCACGACAAACGTAGCTCTTGATGCCCACATGAATTCCTGACGACTTTCTCATCCACCGCCAGAAACGGACGCTGCTGATCGAGACGACTCTTTCCCAAAAGTTCAGACAAAGAGACAGCGACGGAGGAGGCCCTCCACCGGAGAAACGTCTATCCTTCGCTTTACCCTAGCCTTACTTCATTGACTCGCCCGTCGCGGGGTATTTTTGTACTTAATTATGACGACGCGTTGTTAGACGATGTGTGCGTGGTACGTTCATGATGCTTTATGGCACGGCTCCAGCGCCATAGAAATGTCACCCATCTTCCAAAGTCGTCCGAAAAGGGGCTTcctttcctccttttccttcctcTATTGTCCAGCTTTTCTTCGGCACCCTATCATGACTTCCATACAAAGCAAAGCGAAGCAAATTTCCACGGCGAATTGTCACGTAGACACGCCGACATGCACACGACGCTCGATCTACTCCTCCCGTCTCTCCGGGAGAAAACCATGCGTCGTACAGACCACAGAGACTATACGAAACGTTGTACACTGCCAAACTTTAAGATCATGCGAGGGCGAGATTTACTGTTCTTACATTCGACGGCTATCGAGGGATTGGCGATCCGTTCCCTTCCTTGCTTTTTGTAGTTCACAGCTGCttgtttgctctctctctctccctctctatacGCCCGGTTCTTGAAAAAGTCAATGCAAGAACTCAACCTAAATGTTACTAATGAAGACATAAGAGCAAGAATTCACAAGTATTCCATATCACTGAAGGCCACTATATAAacatatattgaaaaatcaaaagggaTATGAACGACCCATCTTTCGCCCCATCTTTTCCACAAATCTTTTTCCATACAATAACACATCAGGAAGCCCCTATGCCACATGCTTCGACAACCGTCGAAGACGGTACTCCACTGACTCCATTCCCTCTGTTGGCAGCGAGCAAGCGAGCATTATCAAGCCCAAGAGGAGGACAAAATATGAAACAGATGTACATGTAGTTGTCACACACGACCACAGCTTGTGACCTGTCAAACCGAGATCGAACTAGCTCTGGAATCCAATCTTCTACCAGGCGATTGAGAGGATGGACTGCGAGCCATGCCACCACCATTTTGAGTTGCCAGGTACTCGAGTGCGACGACAATGTCGCCAATGAGTGGACGGAAATTAGGCTGTTCCTGGAGACACATTGCGGTGATGGCAATCGCATGATAAAGGCAGCGTACAGGAAAGTGTCCTTGCAGTAGAGGATCAGCCAAATGGGCAAACTTCCTTCGGTCCTTCAGATACGGCCTAGACTGCAAAgtgaagaaaagggaaaatgaatcAATGGTTAAGCAGTAAGCAGCGAGCAGCGAGCGGCGAGCAGCCAGATGTTCTGTTATGTCTAAAAATTTGAGGCCCATTTGAGCTGCATTGTACTTTTCTGTGTATTTTTATGGCCAATTATACCAACTGCCTTCCATCAATCTGATAATAAGGTAAGGAATGGAATCGTCCTCAATTATCAAATATAAAAGTCATggatacaatctatgaaacagaTGAACTAAAGAAAAAGGCAAGACAGCTGACAACAAAACAATTCCATGTTTATCCAAACAAGATGACACATCACACTTCCTATGTCACTGCTACTGTCACAGAAACGCACAAAAATCTCACTTGCCACAATAGATTATGACAATGGAGCAAATAATCAGACGTAATTTGATCTCTCAACACACTTTTATGTCCAGTTAACAGAATGGGGGTCAATGGCACAGAATACAGAGTACTAAAAATTGATAGACAGACAGGAGTACATTCTTTCCTCAACATGCTTTGGTATATCAAAAACATGACTGCATGGATACTTCACAAGTAACCATTGACTAGTATAGAGACACCTTTGATTAGCAGCAGCTAAAATATCACTGGCAAAccggagaaaagaaaatgaaagcactAAGCACTCACCCAGGCGATCAGATTTTGTTCTCCCGGCTTCTTGGTGCCATCTATGGCTTTTCGTCCACTAATGAGCTCCAAAAGAACCACACCAAAGCTATAAATATCAGATTTGAGAGTCAATTTGCCGCTCATAGCGTACTCTGGGGCACAATACCCATATGTTCCCATCACTCTCGTCGAAACATGAGTATTATCACCAACAGGACCTAATTTAGCCAGCCCAAAATCTGACAACTTTGGATTAAAATCATTGTCAAGCAAGATATTTGCTGACTTCAAGTCCCTGTAAATGACAGGCGGATTTGCTTTGCAGTGTAGGTACTCAAGGCCCCTTG
The window above is part of the Eucalyptus grandis isolate ANBG69807.140 chromosome 6, ASM1654582v1, whole genome shotgun sequence genome. Proteins encoded here:
- the LOC104448936 gene encoding probable serine/threonine-protein kinase PBL21 isoform X1, encoding MSCFSCISSRRKEGSRIEIDNGVRSSSRYSADTSATGKRKAYCDDNDVSERRKGSRNGKNKDGSVPKGNPARSFTFRELATATRNFKEVNLIGEGGFGKVYKGRLETGEVVAIKQLNHDGLQGFQEFIVEVLMLSLLHHSNLVTLFGYCTDGDQRLLVYEYMPMGSLEDHLFDLDPGKAPLDWGTRMKIAVGAARGLEYLHCKANPPVIYRDLKSANILLDNDFNPKLSDFGLAKLGPVGDNTHVSTRVMGTYGYCAPEYAMSGKLTLKSDIYSFGVVLLELISGRKAIDGTKKPGEQNLIAWSRPYLKDRRKFAHLADPLLQGHFPVRCLYHAIAITAMCLQEQPNFRPLIGDIVVALEYLATQNGGGMARSPSSQSPGRRLDSRASSISV
- the LOC104448936 gene encoding probable serine/threonine-protein kinase PBL21 isoform X2, encoding MSCFSCISSRRKEGSRIEIDNGVRSSSRYSADTSVSERRKGSRNGKNKDGSVPKGNPARSFTFRELATATRNFKEVNLIGEGGFGKVYKGRLETGEVVAIKQLNHDGLQGFQEFIVEVLMLSLLHHSNLVTLFGYCTDGDQRLLVYEYMPMGSLEDHLFDLDPGKAPLDWGTRMKIAVGAARGLEYLHCKANPPVIYRDLKSANILLDNDFNPKLSDFGLAKLGPVGDNTHVSTRVMGTYGYCAPEYAMSGKLTLKSDIYSFGVVLLELISGRKAIDGTKKPGEQNLIAWSRPYLKDRRKFAHLADPLLQGHFPVRCLYHAIAITAMCLQEQPNFRPLIGDIVVALEYLATQNGGGMARSPSSQSPGRRLDSRASSISV